A single window of Rubripirellula lacrimiformis DNA harbors:
- a CDS encoding MBL fold metallo-hydrolase, translating into MVENVPLLSHVHDGLTIEGYSRAAVQTCWRISELKLLFDVGVQPWDFMGTPTLFISHAHLDHIAALPAYVSRRRMMKMDPPVIYLPDSAVDTAWDMLQTFRKLDRGAMPCELVGLLPGDETSISREYIVTALPTRHTIDSVGFVVHQIRHKLKPEFLELSGEQIRNLKMAGTEITTESRIPVVAYTGDTAPKGLDDNPVFYDAKVLISEMTFVAPEHRKDKIHKHGHMHIDDWRKRADRFNNELIIAGHLSTRYNDSQVKRFVDKVFPDRMDGRLKLWL; encoded by the coding sequence ATGGTCGAAAACGTTCCTCTTCTTTCGCACGTCCACGACGGTCTGACCATCGAAGGCTATTCTCGCGCCGCCGTTCAAACCTGTTGGCGAATCAGCGAACTGAAATTGTTGTTCGACGTCGGCGTCCAGCCCTGGGATTTCATGGGCACCCCGACCCTGTTCATCTCGCACGCGCACCTTGACCATATCGCGGCGCTGCCTGCCTACGTTTCCCGTCGACGAATGATGAAGATGGATCCGCCGGTGATCTATCTTCCCGATTCGGCGGTCGATACCGCTTGGGACATGTTGCAGACTTTCCGAAAACTGGACCGTGGCGCGATGCCATGCGAATTGGTCGGATTGTTGCCAGGTGACGAAACGAGCATCAGCCGCGAATACATCGTCACCGCTTTGCCGACGCGGCACACGATCGATTCGGTTGGATTTGTCGTGCACCAGATTCGCCACAAATTGAAGCCCGAGTTCTTGGAACTGTCGGGGGAACAGATCCGCAACCTGAAGATGGCGGGGACAGAGATCACCACGGAGTCGCGGATCCCGGTCGTCGCATACACCGGTGACACGGCGCCCAAGGGTCTCGACGACAATCCCGTGTTCTACGATGCCAAGGTGCTGATCAGCGAGATGACTTTTGTCGCGCCCGAACATCGCAAGGACAAAATCCACAAACACGGGCACATGCACATCGACGATTGGCGAAAGCGAGCGGATCGTTTCAACAATGAACTGATCATCGCTGGCCACTTGAGCACCCGGTACAACGATAGCCAAGTCAAACGTTTCGTTGACAAAGTGTTCCCCGATCGTATGGATGGCCGTCTAAAGCTATGGCTGTAG
- a CDS encoding peroxiredoxin family protein: MTHFFGAPTFRLATLALAGVLVHGLVANPSSAQDAKDRADYEARTAEAETEADPLALPADADAPALTAHIRAVKRLRGRTLKTATASAEAVIEAAEAMRQLDDAPQGMLVDAIEEQIAALSFLARFQRNRNQDLQSLLAELAQDESPELQQIAKTEGFKIKIAGAPRASKAEQQKMIDEITTMVDAGSFDRTAFSLAYTLASGIGASENTDLAAGFYEQMAEWMQDSKDEAIQQRASKMAGAARRMRLPGNLLTLEGKTTTGDQFDWSAYRGKVVLVDFWASWCGPCRAEIPNMKRNLDLYSDRGFDIVGINLDRTLDACNEYVDEQELTWTNLISDKEGEMGWDNPVANYYGISGIPTAILVDQDGKVVSMRARGKELDRLLSGMLGDPSPNDSAPAEPASKESGDDE; this comes from the coding sequence ATGACACATTTCTTTGGTGCGCCGACTTTTCGGTTGGCGACATTGGCGTTGGCTGGCGTTCTAGTCCACGGACTGGTCGCGAATCCATCTTCGGCTCAGGACGCGAAAGACCGGGCAGATTATGAAGCCCGCACCGCGGAAGCAGAGACGGAGGCCGACCCGCTGGCGCTTCCGGCCGATGCCGACGCCCCCGCGTTGACGGCCCACATCCGTGCGGTCAAACGACTGCGTGGACGCACCCTAAAAACTGCCACTGCCAGCGCCGAGGCAGTGATCGAGGCGGCCGAAGCGATGCGGCAGCTTGACGATGCCCCCCAAGGCATGCTGGTCGATGCGATCGAAGAACAGATCGCCGCCCTGTCTTTCCTGGCACGTTTCCAACGCAATCGCAACCAAGACTTGCAAAGCCTGCTGGCTGAATTGGCACAGGACGAAAGCCCCGAACTGCAGCAGATCGCCAAGACCGAAGGCTTCAAGATCAAGATCGCAGGCGCCCCACGGGCCAGCAAAGCCGAACAGCAGAAGATGATCGACGAGATCACAACGATGGTCGACGCGGGTTCGTTCGATCGCACTGCGTTTAGCCTTGCGTACACGTTGGCCAGCGGAATCGGTGCCTCGGAGAACACGGATCTGGCAGCCGGCTTTTACGAACAGATGGCCGAGTGGATGCAGGATTCCAAAGACGAAGCCATCCAACAACGAGCGTCCAAGATGGCCGGCGCCGCACGGCGGATGCGACTGCCCGGCAATCTGCTGACCCTAGAAGGCAAGACAACGACCGGAGACCAATTCGATTGGTCCGCATATCGCGGAAAAGTCGTCTTGGTGGACTTCTGGGCGTCTTGGTGTGGCCCGTGCCGAGCCGAGATTCCGAACATGAAACGCAACCTGGATCTGTATAGCGATCGCGGTTTTGACATCGTGGGAATCAATCTGGATCGGACCTTGGACGCTTGCAACGAATACGTGGACGAACAAGAACTGACCTGGACGAACCTGATCAGCGACAAAGAGGGCGAGATGGGCTGGGACAACCCGGTGGCCAACTATTACGGCATCTCGGGGATCCCGACGGCGATCTTGGTCGACCAGGATGGAAAAGTGGTTTCGATGCGAGCCCGCGGAAAGGAACTTGATCGCTTGCTTTCAGGTATGCTGGGCGATCCTTCCCCCAACGATTCGGCCCCTGCCGAACCCGCCTCGAAAGAATCCGGAGACGACGAATGA
- a CDS encoding segregation and condensation protein A, with protein sequence MSFRIELPAYRGPLDLLLYLVRRHEVDLAEMSLSKIVDQYIDYIEVLKELDLTGVGDFIDLASTLVELKSQAVLPKIVDETAEETIEDPQTELVERLLQYKEIRDAASVLDEMGERWQQRYERMSDDLPTRRVDLGDQPIVDLEIWDLVSAFGRIMREAGGPPQTEVVYDDTPIHVYMQRIHEKLRGSDRLPLFDLVDGGIHKSAVIGWFLATLELTRHHGAAVEQSDTGDIYVVRTQTYSENLDVNEVDNYGAEEFKDANMPGMPR encoded by the coding sequence ATGTCTTTCCGGATCGAATTGCCGGCTTATCGAGGCCCGCTGGACCTGCTGCTGTACCTGGTACGGCGGCATGAAGTCGATTTGGCCGAAATGTCGCTCTCGAAAATCGTCGACCAGTACATCGATTACATCGAGGTCCTGAAGGAGCTGGATTTGACCGGTGTGGGCGATTTTATCGACCTGGCCAGCACCTTGGTCGAACTGAAAAGCCAAGCGGTTTTGCCGAAAATTGTGGACGAAACCGCCGAAGAAACGATCGAGGACCCGCAAACCGAGCTGGTCGAACGGCTGCTGCAGTACAAAGAAATCCGCGACGCAGCCTCCGTTCTGGACGAAATGGGCGAGCGTTGGCAGCAGCGCTACGAACGGATGAGTGACGATCTGCCGACCCGCCGAGTCGATCTGGGAGACCAGCCCATCGTCGATTTGGAAATCTGGGATTTGGTCAGCGCTTTTGGCCGGATCATGCGTGAAGCTGGCGGGCCGCCGCAAACCGAGGTCGTTTATGACGACACCCCGATCCACGTCTATATGCAGCGGATTCACGAAAAATTGCGTGGATCCGATCGGTTGCCCCTGTTCGATTTGGTGGACGGTGGAATTCACAAATCAGCTGTGATCGGGTGGTTCTTGGCAACGCTGGAATTGACCCGCCACCACGGTGCGGCGGTCGAACAGAGCGACACTGGCGACATCTACGTGGTTCGCACCCAAACCTATTCCGAAAATTTGGACGTCAACGAAGTCGATAATTACGGTGCCGAAGAGTTCAAAGACGCCAATATGCCAGGCATGCCCCGCTAA
- the hemW gene encoding radical SAM family heme chaperone HemW: MAVDQAELSAFQWPTPTSAYVHVPFCRHRCGYCNFSVLADRDDLMESYLDAVDAELSALESPAVQTVFIGGGTPTHLPIDALDRLLQIVTNRLQLSDDFEWSVEANPEDITDEKLDCLVAHGINRISLGMQSFHDAKLAGLERGHSGAGGAAVIRQVAEVIRNVSIDLIFAAPGETATQWRDDLQMALSLPIQHLSTYALTFEKGTSFWSRRLRGELSAADESVEIDMYQAARQMTADAGLQQYEVSSFAKPAARCRHNLAYWDGLGWYAAGPGAARFVDGRREVNHRSTTTYLKRMRGGLSPVAESDAITVQQYARERAAFGVRQIDGVDLDRIHRETGIDIRGMCADMIQRSTDEQLLEEADGLIRLTQRGVLFADTVAGRFLD, from the coding sequence ATGGCTGTAGATCAGGCCGAGTTGTCGGCGTTTCAATGGCCGACACCCACGTCGGCCTACGTCCATGTGCCGTTTTGTCGGCATCGCTGCGGCTATTGCAACTTCAGCGTGTTGGCCGATCGCGATGACTTGATGGAATCGTACTTGGATGCGGTTGATGCCGAGTTGTCCGCGTTGGAATCGCCTGCGGTGCAGACGGTTTTTATCGGCGGTGGCACCCCGACTCATCTGCCAATCGACGCTCTGGATCGGTTGCTTCAGATCGTCACCAATCGGTTGCAACTCTCTGATGATTTCGAGTGGAGCGTGGAGGCAAACCCGGAAGACATCACGGACGAAAAACTAGATTGCTTGGTCGCCCACGGGATCAATCGAATCAGTTTGGGGATGCAATCGTTTCACGATGCGAAACTGGCTGGACTGGAACGCGGTCATTCGGGGGCCGGCGGTGCCGCGGTGATTCGGCAAGTGGCCGAAGTGATCCGAAATGTTTCGATCGACTTGATCTTTGCCGCTCCCGGCGAAACCGCGACCCAGTGGCGGGATGATCTGCAGATGGCGTTGTCGTTGCCGATTCAACATCTTTCGACCTATGCACTGACATTCGAAAAAGGCACCTCGTTTTGGTCGCGTCGTCTGCGAGGCGAATTATCAGCAGCCGATGAATCGGTGGAAATCGATATGTACCAGGCCGCCCGCCAGATGACCGCCGATGCGGGTTTGCAACAATACGAAGTGTCTAGTTTTGCGAAACCCGCAGCACGCTGTCGTCACAACTTGGCGTATTGGGACGGATTGGGGTGGTACGCTGCCGGGCCCGGCGCGGCGCGGTTTGTCGATGGGAGGCGCGAGGTGAACCATCGCAGCACGACCACCTATCTGAAACGGATGCGCGGTGGACTTTCGCCCGTGGCCGAATCGGATGCGATCACCGTCCAACAATACGCTCGTGAACGGGCGGCGTTCGGGGTCCGTCAAATCGATGGTGTCGATCTGGATCGGATCCATCGGGAAACGGGCATCGATATCCGTGGCATGTGCGCGGACATGATCCAGCGTTCCACCGACGAACAGTTGTTGGAAGAAGCCGACGGCCTGATTCGATTGACTCAGCGTGGCGTGTTGTTTGCCGACACGGTGGCCGGGCGGTTTTTGGATTGA
- the ilvC gene encoding ketol-acid reductoisomerase, with amino-acid sequence MAATIYYENDADLSNLKGKTVAILGYGSQGHAQAQNLRDSGVNVVIGQRPGSANYDLAVSHGFKPMSIAEATKAADVVNVLLPDEVQGDIYRTEIRDNLSKGNVLMCSHGFNIHFGQIEPSAGIDTLLVAPKGPGHLVRSEYEKGGGVPCLIALGEGASDTTKRIGLAYAKGIGGTRGGVIETTFAEETETDLFGEQVVLCGGVSELVKAGFETLVEAGYQPEMAYFECMHELKLIVDLLYQGGLSYMRYSISNTAEYGDYVSGPRIITDDTKAEMKKILTEIQTGEFARKWISENRAGAPFFKATRRRERQHGVEQIGIGLRRMMNWIEEKEV; translated from the coding sequence ATGGCCGCAACGATCTACTACGAAAACGACGCCGATCTTTCGAACCTTAAGGGCAAGACTGTCGCGATCCTGGGTTATGGTTCGCAAGGACACGCCCAAGCTCAAAACCTTCGCGACAGCGGCGTCAACGTCGTCATCGGCCAACGTCCTGGATCGGCCAACTACGACCTAGCGGTTTCGCACGGCTTCAAGCCCATGTCGATTGCCGAAGCCACCAAGGCAGCCGACGTGGTCAACGTGCTGCTTCCCGATGAAGTCCAAGGCGACATCTATCGCACCGAAATTCGCGATAACCTGTCCAAGGGCAACGTGCTGATGTGCTCGCACGGCTTCAACATCCACTTCGGCCAAATCGAGCCATCGGCTGGAATCGACACCCTGTTGGTCGCGCCCAAGGGCCCAGGCCACTTGGTCCGCAGCGAATACGAAAAGGGCGGCGGCGTGCCTTGCCTGATCGCTTTGGGCGAAGGTGCTTCGGACACCACCAAGCGAATCGGCCTGGCTTACGCCAAGGGCATCGGCGGCACCCGCGGTGGTGTGATCGAAACCACCTTTGCCGAAGAAACCGAAACCGACCTGTTCGGCGAACAAGTCGTGCTGTGCGGTGGCGTTAGCGAACTGGTCAAAGCCGGTTTCGAAACCTTGGTCGAAGCTGGTTACCAGCCCGAAATGGCCTACTTCGAATGCATGCACGAACTGAAACTGATCGTCGACCTGCTATATCAAGGTGGACTCAGCTACATGCGTTACAGTATCAGTAACACGGCTGAATACGGTGACTACGTCAGCGGTCCTCGCATCATCACGGACGATACCAAGGCCGAGATGAAGAAGATCCTGACAGAGATCCAAACCGGCGAATTCGCTCGCAAATGGATCTCGGAAAACCGTGCCGGTGCTCCGTTCTTCAAGGCAACCCGCCGACGTGAACGTCAGCACGGCGTCGAACAAATCGGCATCGGCCTTCGCCGTATGATGAACTGGATCGAAGAAAAGGAAGTTTGA
- the ilvN gene encoding acetolactate synthase small subunit, protein MSQSNQRHVLSALVQNIPGVLAHISGMLASRGFNIDSLAVGETEDPQLSRMTFVVVGDDRVLEQVGKQLEKIVTVVRVLDVSSQDFVERDLLLLKVKAPAGAARSEIRELVDIFRGQIVDVGPEEVMVEISGRENKVQAFIERMRPYGISELVRTGRIAMVRSTSDADGDREIEGRFAS, encoded by the coding sequence ATGTCCCAATCCAACCAGCGCCATGTTCTTTCTGCCTTGGTTCAGAACATTCCTGGCGTGCTCGCTCACATCTCGGGCATGCTCGCATCGCGAGGTTTTAACATCGATTCGCTGGCCGTCGGCGAAACCGAAGACCCCCAACTTTCGCGGATGACATTTGTCGTTGTCGGCGACGATCGCGTCTTGGAACAGGTCGGCAAGCAACTGGAAAAGATCGTCACGGTCGTTCGCGTCTTGGACGTCAGCAGCCAGGATTTCGTCGAACGCGATCTGCTGCTGTTGAAGGTCAAAGCGCCCGCCGGTGCCGCCCGCAGCGAAATTCGCGAGTTGGTGGACATTTTCCGAGGCCAGATCGTGGATGTTGGCCCCGAGGAAGTGATGGTTGAAATCAGCGGCCGCGAAAACAAGGTCCAGGCGTTCATCGAACGCATGCGCCCCTACGGCATCTCCGAACTGGTCCGCACCGGGCGAATCGCAATGGTCCGCAGCACCAGCGACGCCGATGGCGACCGGGAAATCGAAGGCCGTTTCGCTTCCTAG
- a CDS encoding major royal jelly family protein: protein MNLQKYHSIVAFFVASVVMSLLVPFVSAQEKASKPTGQRETELELYASLDQAVGNIAFMSNGQLVFSHHPFFKPDVRVATYDAATGAVTPFPNQQWNTPRSENDWYLDDVLGIRNDGDGVVWILDMGTRNDITPKLVGWDTQKNELHRLHYIPSPASRETSQLNDFVVDTKRQLAVIADEGIGRGGDGSKAALVVVDLKTGKTRRLLEGRAMTKADTSSPILIDGKPMSVSRDGKQSPIYVGCDGITLDAASEWLYFCPLCGTQMYRVRMDAVANESLSEDELAKAVETYSDKVNNGGLSIDTAGNLYSTNVESRSIGFVSGDKRKYSPLAFDDRMLWPDGISFNKDGYMYVSAAQVHLGAPFNGGIDQTSKPFYIFRFKPQAPGIIGR from the coding sequence ATGAATTTGCAAAAGTATCATTCGATCGTCGCCTTTTTCGTAGCGAGTGTCGTCATGTCGTTGCTCGTCCCGTTTGTTTCCGCACAAGAGAAGGCGAGCAAACCGACGGGGCAACGCGAGACTGAATTGGAACTTTATGCCTCGCTTGATCAAGCCGTCGGCAATATTGCGTTCATGTCGAACGGACAGCTCGTCTTTAGTCATCATCCGTTTTTTAAACCTGATGTCCGTGTCGCGACCTATGACGCAGCGACTGGGGCCGTTACCCCTTTTCCAAACCAGCAATGGAATACACCTCGTAGCGAAAACGATTGGTACCTCGACGACGTGTTGGGGATTCGCAACGACGGCGACGGAGTTGTTTGGATTCTGGATATGGGGACTCGAAACGATATCACGCCAAAACTGGTTGGCTGGGACACCCAAAAGAACGAACTTCATCGGCTTCATTACATCCCGTCTCCGGCAAGTCGCGAAACATCGCAGCTTAATGATTTTGTGGTCGATACGAAGCGTCAGTTGGCGGTGATCGCCGATGAAGGCATCGGTCGCGGTGGCGATGGATCCAAGGCAGCACTGGTGGTTGTCGACTTGAAGACGGGGAAGACTCGCCGCTTGCTGGAAGGACGTGCCATGACAAAGGCGGACACGAGTTCGCCCATTCTGATCGACGGAAAACCCATGAGCGTCTCGCGTGATGGCAAGCAGTCGCCGATTTACGTCGGTTGCGACGGAATCACGTTGGACGCAGCTAGCGAGTGGCTTTACTTCTGCCCTCTATGCGGCACGCAAATGTATCGCGTTCGCATGGACGCCGTCGCAAACGAGTCGCTTTCTGAAGACGAATTGGCAAAGGCGGTGGAAACGTACAGCGACAAAGTCAACAACGGCGGACTCTCGATCGACACCGCCGGAAACCTGTACTCGACGAATGTCGAAAGCCGTAGCATTGGCTTCGTTTCCGGTGACAAAAGAAAATACTCTCCGTTGGCCTTCGATGATCGGATGCTTTGGCCCGACGGAATCAGTTTTAACAAAGATGGATACATGTACGTATCCGCAGCTCAGGTTCACTTGGGCGCACCCTTCAATGGCGGCATCGATCAAACGTCCAAACCGTTCTATATCTTTCGATTCAAGCCCCAAGCACCGGGCATCATCGGTCGCTAG
- a CDS encoding DUF4254 domain-containing protein encodes MPDALSFPPIAELTQLQIDAVDRWHRDPIDNPFDGIQSLVCQQHEFNYRLWHQEDKARSPSATDEEIANVKRAIDKLNQARNDMIEKVDDALTEILCKAGVPASDGPINTETTGSAIDRLSIMSLRLYHYREQADRDGASDEHRGKVNERIALCEQQHADLSKSLQQLVDDIFAGKKQHRTYRQMKMYNDPSLNPAIYNAGS; translated from the coding sequence ATGCCTGACGCCCTATCTTTTCCGCCCATTGCCGAATTGACTCAACTGCAGATCGATGCCGTTGATCGTTGGCACCGCGATCCGATTGACAATCCGTTTGACGGAATTCAATCGCTCGTTTGCCAGCAACACGAATTCAATTATCGACTTTGGCACCAAGAGGATAAGGCGCGCAGCCCGTCGGCGACGGATGAAGAAATCGCCAACGTCAAACGGGCCATCGACAAGCTCAACCAAGCTCGCAACGACATGATCGAAAAGGTCGACGACGCGTTGACCGAAATCCTGTGCAAAGCTGGCGTCCCTGCCAGCGATGGACCGATCAATACGGAAACCACCGGCAGCGCCATCGATCGATTATCGATCATGTCGCTGCGGTTGTACCACTATCGGGAACAGGCCGATCGCGACGGTGCGAGCGACGAACACCGCGGCAAGGTCAACGAACGTATCGCCCTGTGCGAACAACAACACGCTGATCTTTCAAAATCGCTGCAGCAGTTGGTCGACGATATCTTTGCGGGCAAAAAACAGCACCGCACGTATCGGCAAATGAAGATGTACAACGACCCCTCGCTGAACCCCGCGATCTACAACGCAGGTTCGTAG
- a CDS encoding glycine betaine ABC transporter substrate-binding protein, whose product MSKQITVGVTDLSFHHVAGALVANVLTEMGFEVERVYSPHEANFQKLKSGEVDMLASAWLPSSHGGYKGEVERTVPLIELGLHYEPYALWGVPEYVPADDVREIADLLKPDVVKKMKSDIQGINPGAGITRFSIKMMDEYGLNDAGYRFHSGTEEDCFGAFERAVGNKQWMVVPLWKPQFLHYQYAIRELAEPKGLLGTVDKAVLLLRQDKQSMFTKDELQTLDGLKFSNDIIAELDYRVCREGKPLDEVAAKWLAADRTA is encoded by the coding sequence ATGTCCAAACAAATCACCGTCGGCGTAACCGATCTCTCGTTTCATCATGTCGCCGGCGCCCTGGTCGCGAATGTTCTGACCGAGATGGGGTTTGAGGTCGAGCGAGTTTACTCGCCTCACGAAGCGAACTTTCAAAAATTGAAGTCCGGCGAAGTGGACATGTTGGCTTCGGCATGGCTGCCGTCGAGCCACGGCGGATACAAAGGGGAAGTCGAGCGGACGGTGCCGCTGATCGAACTGGGCCTGCACTATGAACCGTACGCGCTGTGGGGCGTGCCAGAGTACGTTCCCGCGGACGATGTGCGAGAGATTGCCGATCTGCTGAAACCTGATGTCGTCAAGAAAATGAAAAGCGATATCCAGGGTATCAACCCAGGAGCCGGAATCACGCGTTTCTCGATCAAGATGATGGACGAGTATGGTTTGAACGATGCAGGGTATCGTTTTCATAGCGGCACCGAAGAGGATTGTTTCGGCGCGTTTGAGCGAGCGGTCGGAAACAAACAATGGATGGTGGTCCCGTTGTGGAAACCTCAATTCCTGCACTACCAATACGCGATCCGTGAATTGGCCGAGCCCAAGGGTCTGCTAGGTACTGTCGACAAGGCCGTGCTGCTTTTGCGGCAAGACAAGCAGTCGATGTTCACGAAGGACGAGCTTCAAACGCTTGATGGATTGAAGTTTTCAAACGACATCATCGCTGAACTGGACTACCGAGTCTGTCGAGAGGGCAAACCGCTCGACGAGGTTGCAGCGAAATGGCTAGCAGCAGATCGAACGGCTTAG